AATTCTTAAATTATTTGAGAGTGAACAGCAGATTGAACAACAAACAACCAACCTAAATCGTCTAATTACCATACTTAGATGGAATGAGTATCAACAAAGTGAACAGCAAAGTGAACAACCAGTGAACAACAAAAGTAATTTTTTAAGTTGTAGTGAAGATGAAATTAAAAAAACACCAAAAAGTGAACAACAAATGAACAGCCATGACACAGTAACACCAAGCGATACAGAAGATAGTACTATAAATAGTGAACAACCAGTGAACAACCAGCGAACAACCAGTGAACAACCAGTGAACACAAACAAGAATGTAAAGAATGTTAATAATGATAAGAATGATAAGAACATCATCAATAGCATCACCCTTGATCGCCCGACCGGTGCCGACCCGGCAAATCATAATGCTAGTGTTGATGATGATTCTTGTTTTGAGATTATTAAAACTAGGTTTGAGGTTGATATTAAAAATGAACCAGCAGATCCCAGGGATTATGTAAGCATAACTAGTGCGATTAGGGATTATCCCGCTGAGTTTATTTTGCAAACAATACAAAGCTTAGTTGATCGTGGTGTTAAGAATATCAAGTCTTTTAATTATGTTGCTAAAGTCTTGGAAAGTGCTTGGGAAGAAAAGAACAAGCAAGCTAGGAAAAAGAAAAATATAATAAAACACGAAGAAACAACGATTGATGGTGAAAACTTTGATGACTTGTTAAAGCGAAAACAGAAAGAATTTCTACAAAACCATTTGGAGGGACTAAGTGAAAGAACAGGAGATACAGAATCAAATTAAAGACATAATAAATCGCTATTATGGCTGCTGCTGGAGAGCGAATGCGGGAATCTTTAAAAGCTTTGACTGTAAAAGAATTGTACATGGACTACCAAAGGGGTTTCCGGATTTGTTTGGATTTAGGAGAAGAGACGGAAAAATGTTTTTCTTGGAAGTGAAATCGAAACGAGGTAGAAGGACGCCGGAGCAAAAGCAATTTGAAGAGTTACTAAAACAGCATGACAATATCCTATATGGAGTGGTTAAAAGCCTGGATGAAGCTTTGAAGGCTTTGGAAGTGGGAGAGTATAAGGGGTGATGATTTGAACGTTATTGATTTAAAAAAGCAAAGAGATGAAACCTTTAAGGTGTGGTTTGAACGTTGGTGGAGAAATGAAGAGATAGAAAAGAAAATTATAATTGCTAACGCAAAAGGATATACGAAATATGAGCATAGAGCGAATATGAAACAACATCAAAGGCTTACTGATCCAAATTTTAAAAATGCAGTTCGTGATAAAATTGCAGGTATTAATGTATATGTAAATGTTGAAAATATCGGGACAATATTTGATGTGCTAGTGTGTTCTGTTTATTTTAAATGGGAGGACCAAAAATGAATAATGTAGTGCTAATTGGGAGGCTCGTAAGAGATCCAGAACTAAGATATACGCAATCAGGAACAGCAACAGCTCAATTTACTTTGGCGGTTGATAGAAATCTATCCAGAGAAAAAAGACAAGAGATGGAATCAAAAGGCCAACAAACTGCTGATTTTATTAGGGTTGTAACTTGGGGGAAAACAGCTGAATTATGCGGAAACTATCTTTCTAAAGGCAAAATGACTGCAGTTACTGGCAGAATTCAAACTGGTTCATATACAAACCAGCAAGGACAGATAGTATACACAACAGATGTAATTGCGGAAAATATAAAGTTTCTTGAATGGGGAGAACGGAGTGAAGAGCCAGCAACTAACAACGATAATGATTTTGTGCCATATAACGATAATAGCAAAATACCATTTTAAATACAGAATATAAAATGAAAATTAGTAAGGAGCAAAAGCATGAGAAAAGAAGAATGGAGAAGAAGATTATAGGAAGTGTAGAGTTTATTTGGATTGGATTTTAGAGGGGTAAAAGCGTGGAAACTATTATAGAGTGTATAGTTTATATACTTATATTGATGTTGTTTAGCTGGATTATAGACAAATATCCAGAGTTCGTATTTTTGATATTAATATTAATAATGTTCATATTATTAAAAAGCGTAGTAGCGATATATATTTAAAATAGGAGGATATTGGAGGGGTAGTTATGAAAAAATCAGTAGTAGATAGATTTTTAGGAAAAAAAATTAAGGTTAAATGCCAAGGTGGTAATGAGTATACAGGAATATTAGAAAAAGGGGACTTGTACGAAAAAGGATATTACCATTGTATAAATGAAATTAACGGACTTGATAATCACTGGTTTAGAAGCAGTCATATTAAATCTATTTTGATAGGAGATATACAACAAGGAGAAATAACTAATGATTGACTTTGAAGATTTGATTAGTAGAAAAAGAATAAGGTTTGAACTTGGAGAGTCAACTTTGCCTAAAAAATATAGGGATTTTTGTGTAAAAGTAATAGATGACGAAAAACTAACTCCTAGAGTATGTATATCCAGTCCAAGTGAAGATTTGAAAAACTGGATTATCGATTGTTGGGGCATTGAAGTTAAAGACAATATTGGAATTGCAACACAAACTATGATTATTGACGGGAAAAAAGATATTAAAGACGACCTAGAGGATAGGGAAAAGTTTATAGAGTTTATTTCCGAAATAATAAAAGAGGGAGTATTAAATGTTATAGATACTTATAATGGAGGGATTTAAGATGACATTGGATATTAACAAATTACATCAATCTATATTTTGGGTATTATGCAAAGAATACAATGGAGAAAAAGCATGGCAACAATGGCAGTCATTGGAAATATTTATGAAAATATAGATTTGTTAGAGGTGGGAGAATGCAAGAATTAATCAAAAAAATAGAGCGATATAACGATAATAGCAAAATACCATTTTAAATACAGAATATAAGATAGATTTAATGGAGGAGAAGAAGAATGAAAGTTTTTATAGTCATGGATACAACGGAAAATACTGGTCGAGAGTCAATTATTGGAGTGTTTGAGTCATTAGCAAATGCAAAATCTGCACTTGCTGATTATGTGTTAAACACAGAAAATGACAGAATAGAGCCTTGCTATGTGGATATTGTTGGAATTGAGGTGGAAGAATGATAAGAATGAGTAAAAACGCACCTTTTAGCAAACAAGAGTTAATAGATTTATTAAATTTAATTTTAGAAAAAGATGAGATTTGGCAAAGAAACACAACTATAAGATTTATAGAATCTAAGCAAGAAAAATTATTTAAAGATGTTGATAAACTACTAGAAGAACAAAGAATTTTAAATATAAAATATGCTACTCAATACAAAAAATGGAAGCAGATAGATAATGAAATTAAGAAGATTTATGCACAAATTGACGAAATTGGGGATTGTTGGAAAGTGGTTGAGGTGGGAGATGCA
The sequence above is a segment of the Peptoniphilaceae bacterium AMB_02 genome. Coding sequences within it:
- a CDS encoding VRR-NUC domain-containing protein, encoding MKEQEIQNQIKDIINRYYGCCWRANAGIFKSFDCKRIVHGLPKGFPDLFGFRRRDGKMFFLEVKSKRGRRTPEQKQFEELLKQHDNILYGVVKSLDEALKALEVGEYKG
- a CDS encoding single-stranded DNA-binding protein, producing MNNVVLIGRLVRDPELRYTQSGTATAQFTLAVDRNLSREKRQEMESKGQQTADFIRVVTWGKTAELCGNYLSKGKMTAVTGRIQTGSYTNQQGQIVYTTDVIAENIKFLEWGERSEEPATNNDNDFVPYNDNSKIPF